The following are encoded in a window of Gramella sp. MT6 genomic DNA:
- a CDS encoding pyridoxal phosphate-dependent aminotransferase, with product MPKISNKGLEMPESPIRKLVPFAEAATKKGRKIYQLNIGQPDIKTPEGALDAVRNHDIEVLSYSHSAGFEGYREKLAQYYQKSSLPVEKDDIIITTGGSEALLFAMGSITDPGDEVIIPEPFYANYNGFATASGVKIKPIQSSIENNFALPPISEFEKLISEKTKAIILCNPGNPTGYLYTKEEVKQLADLALKHDLFIVSDEVYREFAYEGAVHHSIMSIPELSENAIMVDSVSKRYSMCGARIGCLVSKNKEVMATAMKFAQARLSPPTFAQIASEAALDTPQSYFDDVIEQYTYRRNLLVDGLEKIEGVKVAKPKGAFYCIAELPVEDADDFAKWLLESFEDDNETIMVAPAAGFYSTPNTGMNQVRIAYVLKKEDLERAIVILEKALKQYNQQN from the coding sequence ATGCCTAAAATCTCAAATAAAGGGCTGGAAATGCCCGAATCTCCTATAAGAAAACTAGTTCCTTTTGCCGAAGCTGCTACTAAAAAAGGACGAAAAATATATCAACTCAATATTGGTCAGCCAGACATTAAAACTCCGGAAGGAGCTTTAGATGCGGTTAGAAATCACGATATTGAAGTACTCTCTTACAGCCATTCGGCAGGGTTTGAGGGTTACAGAGAGAAACTAGCGCAATATTATCAAAAGTCCTCTCTTCCGGTAGAAAAAGACGATATCATTATTACTACCGGTGGTTCTGAAGCTTTGTTATTCGCGATGGGAAGTATTACAGATCCGGGTGACGAGGTAATTATCCCCGAGCCTTTTTATGCTAATTATAATGGATTCGCAACCGCTTCAGGAGTTAAAATCAAGCCTATTCAATCAAGTATTGAGAATAACTTTGCATTGCCTCCAATTTCTGAATTTGAAAAATTAATTTCTGAAAAGACAAAAGCGATCATCCTTTGTAATCCAGGTAATCCAACCGGATACCTTTATACTAAGGAAGAAGTAAAACAACTTGCCGATCTTGCCCTGAAACATGACCTTTTCATAGTTTCAGACGAGGTGTACAGAGAATTTGCTTATGAAGGCGCGGTACACCATTCTATTATGAGCATTCCAGAATTGTCTGAAAATGCTATTATGGTAGATTCAGTATCTAAGCGATACAGCATGTGTGGAGCACGTATTGGTTGCCTGGTATCAAAAAACAAAGAGGTAATGGCCACGGCTATGAAATTTGCACAGGCAAGACTAAGCCCTCCTACCTTCGCGCAAATAGCCAGTGAAGCAGCATTAGATACTCCGCAGTCCTATTTTGATGATGTTATTGAACAATACACTTATAGAAGAAATCTGCTGGTTGATGGTCTTGAGAAAATTGAAGGTGTAAAAGTTGCTAAACCTAAAGGTGCTTTTTATTGTATCGCCGAATTGCCGGTAGAAGATGCTGACGATTTCGCGAAATGGCTATTGGAAAGCTTTGAGGACGATAACGAAACTATCATGGTTGCACCTGCCGCTGGATTCTATTCTACGCCTAATACGGGTATGAACCAGGTAAGGATTGCATATGTATTGAAGAAGGAAGACCTGGAAAGAGCTATTGTAATTTTAGAAAAAGCATTAAAGCAATATAATCAGCAAAATTAA
- a CDS encoding fasciclin domain-containing protein, translating into MKIKMLFTVLALSAVVFTSCEDNKKKEQAEKERMEQMEAEREAEMQAEKEKMEMESNSIAAKAMETDTLSTLVSALTAAELAEMFKTEEGPFTVFAPHNGAFNNVDKATLESLMQPENKEKLADVLKYHVVSGEVTSQQLVQAINENDGKYEISTVGGGTLVASLDGENVILTDENGNKATVVTADVDASNGVVHVIDAVVMKKA; encoded by the coding sequence ATGAAAATTAAAATGTTATTTACGGTTCTTGCACTTTCTGCAGTCGTATTCACTTCATGTGAGGACAATAAGAAAAAGGAGCAGGCGGAAAAAGAACGAATGGAACAAATGGAAGCTGAAAGAGAAGCTGAAATGCAGGCCGAAAAGGAAAAAATGGAAATGGAATCCAATAGTATTGCTGCAAAAGCAATGGAGACCGATACTTTGAGTACTTTGGTAAGTGCATTGACGGCAGCAGAATTAGCTGAAATGTTTAAAACTGAAGAAGGTCCGTTTACTGTATTCGCCCCACATAATGGTGCTTTTAATAATGTAGATAAGGCAACTTTAGAATCTTTAATGCAACCTGAAAATAAGGAGAAACTTGCTGATGTATTGAAATACCATGTAGTTTCTGGGGAAGTTACTTCCCAGCAATTAGTGCAGGCAATCAATGAAAATGATGGTAAATATGAAATTTCTACCGTAGGCGGAGGAACACTGGTAGCTTCATTAGATGGAGAAAATGTGATCCTAACCGATGAAAATGGAAATAAAGCTACTGTAGTAACAGCAGATGTAGACGCTTCTAACGGAGTAGTGCATGTGATTGATGCTGTAGTGATGAAAAAAGCTTAA
- the murB gene encoding UDP-N-acetylmuramate dehydrogenase, with translation MQVLRNFSLKDYNSFGIDVNAEKFVSIENLEDLRTVLRKNYASELFVLGGGSNMLLTKDIKKTVIHIAIKGKEIIAEEENEVIVQAAAGENWHKFVLWTLEQDFGGLENLSLIPGNVGTAPIQNIGAYGVELKDSFLSCKAMNVQTLEEKEFDLKECDFDYRNSVFKNRLKGQYIITSVKFRLTKKDHKLHTEYGAIKSELEKQEISSPTIQDISNAVIAIRNSKLPDPKKIGNSGSFFKNPIIDKEKFEKLESDYSGVPSYHVSDNEIKVPAGWLIDQAGFKGYRSGDAGVHKDQALVLVNYGAATGQEILSLSQEIQQSIKAKFDIDLEAEVNII, from the coding sequence ATGCAGGTTCTGCGAAATTTTTCTTTGAAGGATTATAATAGTTTCGGCATAGATGTGAATGCCGAAAAGTTTGTTTCCATTGAAAATCTTGAAGATCTAAGAACGGTTCTTCGAAAAAATTACGCATCAGAACTTTTTGTTCTTGGCGGGGGGAGTAATATGCTTTTAACAAAGGATATTAAAAAGACTGTGATCCATATTGCTATTAAAGGCAAAGAAATTATTGCCGAAGAAGAGAACGAAGTGATCGTGCAGGCTGCGGCGGGCGAGAACTGGCATAAGTTTGTTTTATGGACCCTGGAGCAAGATTTTGGAGGCCTTGAAAATCTTTCACTTATTCCTGGAAATGTAGGCACTGCCCCTATTCAGAATATTGGCGCTTACGGTGTGGAGCTTAAAGACAGTTTTTTAAGTTGCAAGGCCATGAATGTGCAAACCCTGGAAGAAAAGGAATTTGATCTAAAAGAGTGTGATTTCGACTATAGAAATTCCGTTTTTAAGAATCGATTAAAAGGTCAGTATATTATAACCTCGGTGAAATTCAGATTAACCAAAAAGGATCATAAGCTACATACTGAATATGGCGCCATAAAATCTGAACTTGAAAAACAGGAAATTTCTTCTCCAACGATACAGGATATATCTAATGCGGTTATTGCGATTAGGAACTCTAAACTACCAGATCCTAAAAAGATAGGGAATAGCGGAAGTTTTTTTAAAAATCCTATTATTGACAAAGAGAAGTTTGAAAAGTTAGAATCAGATTATTCAGGAGTACCCTCCTACCACGTTTCTGACAATGAGATCAAGGTACCTGCAGGCTGGCTAATAGACCAGGCGGGTTTCAAAGGTTATAGAAGTGGTGATGCGGGAGTACATAAGGACCAGGCGCTGGTACTGGTAAATTACGGCGCAGCGACGGGCCAGGAGATTCTGTCACTTTCACAAGAAATCCAGCAATCAATCAAGGCTAAATTTGATATTGACCTTGAAGCTGAAGTAAATATCATATAA
- a CDS encoding membrane or secreted protein codes for MKLLIISIILLGLAFAGIAIKIWGKKEGKFAGTCASQNPYLNKSGEPCSFCGKMPDEIENCSDKPQTT; via the coding sequence ATGAAACTATTAATAATAAGCATCATTTTATTAGGCTTGGCATTTGCCGGTATAGCCATCAAGATCTGGGGTAAAAAAGAAGGTAAATTTGCCGGAACCTGCGCCAGCCAGAATCCTTACCTGAATAAATCTGGAGAACCTTGCAGCTTTTGTGGTAAGATGCCAGATGAGATAGAAAACTGTTCCGATAAACCTCAGACCACCTAG
- a CDS encoding DUF1573 domain-containing protein yields the protein MKKLIAIAILVLAGVTAAQAQKVAKMEFKSETIDYGEIKKGSDGLRVFEVKNIGDAPLVIEDVKSSCGCTVPKKPDAPIMPGETGEIQVKYDTKRVGPIRKTVTVYSNSDEPVKALKIKGAVIDTDSDKTDS from the coding sequence ATGAAAAAATTAATCGCAATAGCCATTCTTGTTTTAGCAGGTGTAACTGCAGCTCAGGCTCAGAAAGTCGCTAAAATGGAATTTAAATCAGAAACTATTGATTATGGCGAGATCAAAAAAGGTAGTGACGGCCTTAGAGTCTTTGAAGTTAAAAACATTGGGGACGCCCCATTGGTCATCGAAGATGTAAAGTCCAGCTGCGGTTGTACGGTACCTAAAAAACCAGACGCTCCAATTATGCCGGGCGAAACTGGTGAGATCCAAGTTAAGTACGACACTAAAAGAGTTGGGCCTATTAGAAAGACCGTAACGGTATATTCTAATTCAGACGAACCGGTTAAAGCTTTAAAAATTAAAGGAGCTGTCATAGATACTGACAGTGACAAAACTGATAGTTAA